The Mastomys coucha isolate ucsf_1 unplaced genomic scaffold, UCSF_Mcou_1 pScaffold13, whole genome shotgun sequence genome has a window encoding:
- the Igip gene encoding IgA-inducing protein homolog, whose product MCSYYHTKKRSVLGCNITIFAVMFSHLSAGNSPCGNQATVLCISRLEFVQYQS is encoded by the coding sequence ATGTGCAGTTATTATCATACGAAGAAGCGCAGTGTGTTGGGCTGTAATATAACCATATTTGCTGTCATGTTCTcccatctcagtgctgggaactcaCCATGTGGAAACCAAGCAACCGTGTTGTGCATCAGCCGGCTTGAGTTTGTTCAATATCAAAGCTGA